A stretch of the Lolium perenne isolate Kyuss_39 chromosome 3, Kyuss_2.0, whole genome shotgun sequence genome encodes the following:
- the LOC127338529 gene encoding uncharacterized protein: MQEASSSSSLPALSSAYQPLPSLYLGFLAIWAASGLSWAFSSWRNRHFQANNLQWILALVPLIKALQMALSFLFWYSCVNLQTCSLWMSFGVYVTGILFQTASFVSFMLISHGYCIMYERLSIRERRTTAGLGCLLYLSLIGYKAAVPYFTGFLLINYFASFYIIFRRTSQCLLVLREQLNFVEEEDIHSLHGTLSTKYTMFKRFQGAMQVAAVAFIMVYMRADDTPDNYWFRVLVREWVQFCIFMYIGWNFRIPEASLHLPVMPLMKSNWEIAMPPIYSVEMDAADFRGLVSDQWHVGVRTPYTDSCCSSQPLLVLVQNPSPKVSRATTASQAHLQG, from the exons atgcaagaggcgtcgtcgtcttcctctcttCCGGCGTTGAGCAGCGCCTACCAGCCTCTCCCGTCGCTCTACCTCGGGTTCCTGGCGATATGGGCGGCGTCGGGGCTCTCATGGGCCTTCAGCTCTTGGAGGAACCGTCACTTCCAG GCTAATAACCTCCAGTGGATCCTGGCCTTGGTCCCCTTGATCAAGGCTCTGCAAATGGCACTCTCATTTCTCTTCTG GTACTCGTGTGTCAACCTTCAGACATGCTCGCTGTGGATGTCGTTCGGCGTGTATGTGACGGGGATCCTCTTCCAGACCGCCTCCTTCGTCTCCTTCATGCTCATCTCGCACGGCTACTGCATCATGTACGAGCGACTCTCAATCAGGGAGAGACGCACAACTGCCGGTCTCGGGTGCCTACTCTACCTCAGCCTCATCGGTTACAAAGCAGCAGTCCCTTACTTCACA GGTTTTCTTCTGATCAACTACTTCGCGTCGTTTTACATCATATTCCGCCGGACGTCGCAATGCCTGCTGGTTCTGCGTGAGCAGCTGAATTTTGTAGAGGAGGAAGACATCCATTCACTCCATGGGACACTGAGCACAAAGTACACAATGTTCAA GAGATTTCAGGGTGCAATGCAGGTGGCAGCAGTGGCATTCATCATG GTGTACATGAGAGCTGATGATACGCCAGATAACTACTGGTTCCGCGTGTTGGTCCGTGAGTGGGTTCAGTTCTGCATCTTCATGTACATTGG GTGGAACTTCAGGATCCCTGAAGCATCACTCCATCTGCCGGTCATGCCCCTGATGAAATCAAACTGGGAGATCGCTATGCCCCCCATTTACAGCGTG GAAATGGATGCAGCAGATTTCAGAGGCCTCGTCTCAGATCAATGGCATGTCGGAGTG AGGACTCCGTATACCGACTCGTGCTGTTCTTCGCAACCGTTGCTGGTGCTAGTTCAGAATCCAAGCCCGAAGGTTTCCCGTGCCACCACAGCCAGTCAGGCGCACCTTCAGGGTTAA